In Lemur catta isolate mLemCat1 chromosome 1, mLemCat1.pri, whole genome shotgun sequence, one DNA window encodes the following:
- the LOC123641095 gene encoding proline-rich nuclear receptor coactivator 2-like, whose amino-acid sequence MGGAERYNIPAPQSRNVSKNQQPLNRQKTKDQNSQMKIVHKKKERGHGYNSSATAWQAIQNGGKNKNFPNNQNWNSSLSSHSLLFKSQANQNYAGAKFSDPPSPSVLPKPPSHWVPVSLNPSDKEIMTFQLKTLLKVQI is encoded by the coding sequence ATGGGTGGCGCAGAGAGGTATAACATTCCGGCCCCTCAATCTAGAAATGTTAGTAAGAACCAACAACCGCTTAATAGACAGAAGACCAAGGATCAGAATTCCCAGATGAAGATTGttcataagaaaaaagaaagaggacatGGTTATAACTCATCAGCAACTGCATGGCAGGCCATACAAAATGGGGGGAAGaacaaaaattttccaaataatcaaAATTGGAACTCTAGCTTATCAAGTCACAGCTTACTTTTTAAATCTCAAGCTAATCAAAACTATGCTGGAGCCAAATTTAGTGATCCGCCATCACCAAGTGTTCTTCCTAAACCACCAAGCCACTGGGTTCCTGTTTCCTTGAATCCTTcagataaagaaataatgacatttcAACTTAAAACCTTACTTAAAGTACAGATATAA